In Streptomyces hawaiiensis, one genomic interval encodes:
- a CDS encoding Crp/Fnr family transcriptional regulator: MDDVLRRNPLFAALDDEQAAELRASMSEVTLARGDSLFHEGDPGDRLYVVTEGKVKLHRTSPDGRENMLAVVGPSELIGELSLFDPGPRTATATALTEVKLLGLGHGDLQPWLNARPEVATALLRAVARRLRKTNDAMSDLVFSDVPGRVARALLDLSRRFGVQSEEGIHVVHDLTQEELAQLVGASRETVNKALADFAQRGWLRLEARAVILLDVERLAKRSR, from the coding sequence GTGGACGACGTTCTGCGGCGCAATCCGCTCTTCGCGGCGCTCGATGACGAGCAGGCCGCGGAGCTCCGCGCCTCCATGAGTGAGGTGACCCTCGCCCGCGGTGACTCGCTGTTCCATGAGGGCGACCCCGGTGACCGCCTGTACGTGGTCACGGAGGGCAAGGTGAAACTCCACCGCACGTCCCCCGACGGCCGCGAGAACATGCTGGCCGTGGTCGGTCCCAGCGAGCTCATCGGCGAGCTGTCGCTGTTCGACCCGGGCCCGCGCACGGCGACCGCCACGGCACTGACCGAGGTCAAGCTGCTCGGCCTCGGCCATGGCGACCTCCAGCCCTGGCTGAACGCCCGCCCGGAGGTGGCCACGGCGCTCCTGCGCGCCGTCGCGCGCCGCCTGCGCAAGACCAACGACGCGATGTCCGACCTCGTCTTCTCGGACGTCCCGGGCCGTGTCGCCCGTGCCCTGCTCGACCTGTCGCGCCGGTTCGGCGTGCAGTCCGAGGAGGGCATCCACGTCGTGCACGACCTCACGCAGGAGGAGCTGGCCCAACTGGTCGGCGCGTCCCGCGAGACGGTCAACAAGGCCCTCGCGGACTTCGCCCAGCGCGGCTGGCTGCGCCTGGAAGCCCGCGCGGTGATCCTCCTGGACGTGGAGCGCCTCGCCAAGCGCTCACGCTGA
- the nth gene encoding endonuclease III — translation MKKAASTKQTTAAKKAASTKQTTAAKKAASKTSAASAAKKASKGAAVKKAPAARKVVVAPKKATARLKGTAPAKTVVHPPGDESRTALVRRARRINRELAEVFPYAHPELDFENPFQLVVATVLSAQTTDLRVNQTTPSLFAKYPTPEDLAAANPEEVEEILRPCGFFRAKTKSVTGLSKALVEDFGGEVPGRLEDLVKLPGVGRKTAFVVLGNAFGRPGITVDTHFQRLVRRWRWTGESDPDKIEAAIGALFPKSDWTDLSHHVIWHGRRICHARKPACGACPIAPLCPAYGEGETDPEKAKKLLKYEKGGFPGQRLKPPQAYLDAGGKPAPPLGAG, via the coding sequence GTGAAGAAAGCCGCGTCCACGAAGCAGACGACGGCCGCGAAGAAGGCCGCGTCCACGAAGCAGACGACGGCTGCGAAGAAGGCTGCTTCCAAGACCTCGGCGGCCTCTGCCGCCAAGAAGGCCTCGAAGGGTGCCGCCGTGAAGAAGGCGCCCGCGGCCAGGAAGGTCGTGGTCGCGCCCAAGAAGGCCACCGCCCGCCTCAAAGGCACCGCCCCCGCAAAGACCGTCGTCCACCCACCGGGTGACGAGTCGCGTACCGCCCTGGTCCGCCGGGCCCGCCGTATCAACCGCGAACTCGCCGAGGTCTTTCCGTACGCGCACCCCGAGCTGGACTTCGAGAACCCCTTCCAACTGGTCGTCGCCACAGTCCTGTCCGCCCAGACGACCGACCTGCGCGTCAACCAGACGACACCCTCCCTCTTCGCCAAGTACCCGACCCCGGAGGATTTGGCCGCCGCCAACCCCGAGGAGGTGGAGGAGATCCTCCGCCCGTGCGGCTTCTTCCGGGCCAAGACGAAGTCGGTGACAGGGCTGTCGAAGGCCCTGGTGGAGGACTTCGGCGGTGAGGTGCCCGGCCGGCTGGAGGACCTGGTCAAGCTGCCCGGCGTCGGCCGCAAGACCGCGTTCGTCGTGCTCGGCAACGCCTTCGGCCGCCCCGGCATCACCGTGGACACGCACTTCCAGCGCCTGGTGCGCCGCTGGCGGTGGACCGGCGAGAGCGACCCGGACAAGATCGAGGCCGCCATCGGCGCGCTCTTCCCCAAGAGCGACTGGACGGATCTCTCGCACCACGTGATCTGGCACGGCCGCCGCATCTGCCACGCCCGCAAGCCCGCGTGCGGGGCCTGCCCGATCGCCCCGCTCTGCCCGGCGTACGGCGAGGGCGAGACCGACCCGGAGAAGGCGAAGAAGCTCCTCAAATACGAGAAGGGCGGCTTCCCCGGCCAGCGTCTGAAGCCCCCACAGGCCTACCTGGACGCGGGCGGCAAACCGGCGCCGCCGCTGGGGGCCGGATGA
- a CDS encoding NUDIX hydrolase — translation MTRASDTQGGRVALSKDGLPGWLDPVVHAVETVRPSQLSRFLPPEDGAGRQSAVLVLFGEGTHGPELLLMERASSLRSHAGQPSFPGGALDPEDGDPRGDGPLRAALREAEEETGLDASGVQLFGVLPRLYIPVSGFVVTPVLGWWREPSPVGVVDPNETARVFTVPVVDLTDPANRATTVHPSGHRGPAFLVESALVWGFTAGIIDRLLHFAGWERPWDREKQVPLDWRA, via the coding sequence ATGACGCGGGCGAGCGACACACAGGGCGGCCGGGTGGCGCTGAGCAAGGACGGGCTGCCCGGCTGGCTGGACCCGGTGGTGCACGCCGTGGAGACGGTCCGCCCGAGCCAGCTGAGCCGGTTCCTGCCGCCGGAGGACGGCGCCGGGCGCCAGTCCGCCGTGCTGGTCCTGTTCGGCGAGGGCACGCACGGGCCGGAGCTGCTGCTCATGGAGCGCGCGAGCTCCCTGCGCTCGCACGCCGGGCAGCCCTCGTTCCCGGGCGGCGCCCTCGACCCGGAGGACGGTGACCCGAGGGGCGACGGCCCGCTGCGGGCCGCCCTGCGCGAGGCGGAGGAGGAGACCGGCCTCGATGCCTCCGGCGTCCAGCTCTTCGGCGTCCTGCCCCGGCTCTACATCCCGGTCAGCGGCTTCGTCGTCACTCCCGTGCTGGGCTGGTGGCGGGAACCGAGCCCGGTCGGCGTCGTCGACCCGAACGAAACCGCCAGGGTCTTCACCGTCCCCGTGGTGGATCTCACGGATCCCGCCAACCGGGCGACGACCGTCCACCCCAGCGGCCACCGAGGTCCGGCATTTCTGGTCGAATCAGCCCTTGTGTGGGGTTTCACGGCCGGCATCATCGACCGGCTGCTGCACTTCGCGGGCTGGGAGCGGCCCTGGGACCGCGAGAAGCAGGTCCCGCTCGACTGGCGCGCATGA
- a CDS encoding MarP family serine protease, with protein sequence MNVLDILLLVAAVWFAVVGYRQGFVVGILSVIGFLGGGLVAVYVLPVIWDALTDNAEVSTTAAVVAVVVVIVCASVGQALTTHLGNKLRRHITWSPARALDATGGALVNVVAMLLVAWLIGSALAGTTLPTLGKEVRNSKVLLGVSQALPDQAATWFADFSSVLAQNGFPQVFSPFSNEPITDVRPPDRALADSPVASRAQRSIVKVMGTAPSCGKVLEGTGFVFSNRRVMTNAHVVGGVDEPTVQIGGEGRKYDAKVVLYDWRRDIAVLDVPNLKAPALRFTEKDASSGDSAIVAGFPENGAYDVRAARVRGRITANGPDIYHRGTVRRDVYSLFATVRQGNSGGPLLTPDGRVYGVVFAKSLDDAETGYALTVDEIQEDITKGRTANRQVGSDSCAL encoded by the coding sequence GTGAACGTGCTGGACATCTTGTTGCTGGTCGCCGCCGTGTGGTTCGCGGTCGTGGGGTACCGCCAGGGGTTCGTCGTCGGCATCCTGTCGGTGATCGGCTTCCTGGGCGGCGGCCTCGTCGCCGTATACGTGCTGCCCGTCATCTGGGACGCGCTGACGGACAACGCGGAGGTGAGCACGACCGCCGCCGTCGTCGCGGTCGTCGTCGTCATCGTCTGCGCCTCCGTCGGCCAGGCCCTCACCACCCACCTCGGCAACAAGCTGCGCCGGCACATCACATGGTCCCCGGCCCGGGCCCTCGACGCCACCGGTGGCGCCTTGGTCAACGTCGTGGCGATGCTCCTGGTCGCCTGGCTGATCGGCTCGGCCCTCGCGGGCACGACGCTGCCGACGCTCGGCAAGGAGGTCCGCAACTCCAAGGTGCTGCTGGGCGTCTCGCAGGCCCTGCCGGACCAGGCGGCCACCTGGTTCGCGGACTTCTCCTCCGTCCTCGCGCAGAACGGCTTCCCGCAGGTCTTCAGCCCGTTCTCCAACGAGCCGATCACCGACGTCCGGCCCCCGGACCGAGCGCTGGCGGACAGCCCGGTGGCGAGCCGCGCCCAGCGCTCCATCGTCAAGGTCATGGGCACGGCCCCGAGCTGCGGCAAGGTCCTGGAGGGCACCGGCTTCGTCTTCTCGAACCGCCGCGTGATGACGAACGCGCACGTGGTGGGCGGAGTCGACGAGCCGACCGTGCAGATAGGCGGCGAGGGCAGGAAGTACGACGCCAAGGTCGTGCTCTACGACTGGCGGCGCGACATCGCCGTCCTCGACGTGCCGAATCTCAAGGCGCCCGCGCTGCGGTTCACCGAGAAGGACGCGAGCAGCGGCGACAGCGCGATCGTCGCGGGCTTCCCGGAGAACGGGGCGTACGACGTGCGGGCCGCGCGCGTGCGTGGCCGCATCACGGCCAACGGCCCGGACATCTACCACCGCGGCACGGTCCGCCGCGACGTCTACTCCCTCTTCGCGACCGTCCGCCAGGGCAACTCCGGCGGCCCGCTGCTCACACCCGACGGCAGGGTCTACGGCGTCGTCTTCGCCAAGTCGCTCGACGACGCCGAGACGGGATACGCGCTGACCGTGGACGAGATCCAGGAGGACATCACCAAGGGGCGCACCGCCAACCGGCAGGTGGGCAGCGACAGCTGCGCGCTCTAG